From the genome of Turicibacter faecis, one region includes:
- a CDS encoding transposase produces the protein MFMDSIISDSNSIFKFLKQLDLDLFLSKPQFNHVNQFLNLMIQENYQGKISAVKHCHRTSFGRFLTDSPWDEEAISHQIQTYVLSCIYQRSYQTQQPIYVMVDDTTCVKTKPSSRATHPIQGCSWHFSHLHHQHVYGHQFVALMLQCEDLILPYQIIPYEKEKQSKIELVRRALMELPKPPYKGYVLADSWYTCEALLQTAKQVGFHYLGAIKTNRIILPKGYRPNGIQLKQFAKTLSLHDLDLVTVGSERYYTYLYKGRIRGGHVVQIILSLPKRLLWKKKLYVVL, from the coding sequence ATGTTCATGGATAGTATTATATCAGATTCAAATTCAATTTTCAAATTTTTAAAACAACTTGATTTAGATTTATTCTTATCTAAACCTCAGTTTAATCATGTTAACCAGTTTCTAAACTTGATGATTCAGGAAAATTATCAGGGGAAAATCTCTGCCGTTAAACACTGTCATCGGACAAGTTTTGGACGATTTTTAACGGATAGTCCTTGGGATGAGGAGGCGATCAGTCACCAGATTCAAACCTATGTTTTATCCTGTATCTATCAGCGTTCTTATCAAACTCAACAACCTATTTACGTGATGGTTGATGATACGACTTGTGTTAAAACTAAACCTTCGTCACGGGCAACACATCCTATTCAAGGATGTAGCTGGCACTTTTCTCATCTTCATCATCAACACGTTTATGGTCATCAATTTGTCGCCTTGATGCTTCAATGTGAGGATTTAATTCTTCCTTATCAAATCATTCCCTATGAAAAAGAGAAACAGAGTAAAATCGAACTCGTTCGAAGAGCTCTGATGGAATTACCCAAACCTCCCTATAAAGGCTATGTCTTAGCGGATAGTTGGTATACGTGTGAAGCTCTCCTTCAAACGGCTAAGCAAGTCGGGTTTCATTATTTAGGAGCGATTAAAACGAATCGAATCATTCTTCCTAAAGGTTACCGTCCCAACGGAATTCAACTGAAACAATTTGCGAAAACATTATCCCTTCATGATCTCGACTTAGTGACCGTCGGATCTGAGCGTTATTATACGTATCTATATAAGGGACGAATAAGAGGGGGACATGTCGTCCAAATCATTTTAAGTCTGCCCAAACGGCTCCTTTGGAAGAAAAAGCTTTACGTTGTTTTATGA
- a CDS encoding linear amide C-N hydrolase translates to MCTAISIKHQTDHAFLARNFDYDSTSLLKLAKIPRNYSYPLEPTLNTFKTRYSIIGMMLWHEGTHVLVDGMNEKGLSGAILNLPDACVWNKAPISDGINLLPTDVSFYCLSQFSSVTELKAAIHRLNIVAPEDHPFAKTTQIHWMFCDKTGESIVVEQTESGLCIYDNPIGVLTNGPTFDQQLINISPYLKDSQTAPPLPGDDSSPSRFIRAGYLKRHLQWTQQPLSTVTHCFHILGNVALLPGILKQTQGEEFETRYTACMDLKHLRYYLKWYHHLKTQIIDLKQEQDECKTLTFFE, encoded by the coding sequence ATGTGTACAGCAATCTCAATCAAGCATCAAACAGACCACGCATTTTTAGCAAGAAATTTTGACTATGATTCGACCAGTCTATTAAAGTTAGCTAAAATTCCAAGAAATTATAGCTACCCGCTTGAACCAACACTCAACACCTTTAAAACCCGATATTCGATCATTGGCATGATGCTATGGCATGAAGGAACCCATGTCCTAGTAGATGGCATGAATGAAAAGGGGCTATCAGGTGCCATTTTAAATTTACCTGACGCCTGCGTGTGGAATAAAGCCCCCATTTCCGATGGCATCAATCTCTTACCTACCGATGTCTCCTTCTATTGTTTATCGCAGTTTTCTTCTGTCACCGAATTAAAGGCGGCCATTCATCGACTCAATATTGTGGCCCCCGAGGATCATCCCTTTGCTAAAACCACTCAAATTCACTGGATGTTTTGCGATAAAACTGGTGAGTCAATCGTCGTCGAACAAACGGAATCAGGCCTATGTATTTATGATAACCCTATTGGAGTTTTAACTAATGGTCCGACCTTCGATCAACAATTAATCAACATTTCCCCCTATCTCAAAGATAGCCAAACGGCTCCTCCCCTCCCAGGAGATGATTCCTCTCCCTCACGCTTTATACGGGCGGGGTATTTAAAACGACACCTTCAATGGACTCAACAGCCGCTATCGACGGTAACTCATTGCTTTCACATTCTAGGAAATGTCGCCCTCCTTCCTGGGATTTTAAAGCAAACACAAGGAGAAGAATTTGAGACGCGTTATACAGCTTGTATGGACCTTAAACACTTGCGCTATTACCTGAAATGGTATCATCATCTAAAGACTCAAATCATTGACTTAAAACAAGAGCAGGATGAATGCAAGACGCTGACTTTTTTTGAGTAA
- a CDS encoding DUF624 domain-containing protein, which produces MKNEPEYYFVFKVIDEICDLAVVSILWLIGCLPIFTIAASTKALFYIGRKKALKEEYQLVNDFLECYRADLLQSMWLTLFLTLLWFLSLTYLIVSHQGLTDDSILQFLLMGIVFFECTLISTYLVYIFSNYQISCFKMVRDSFLLTHTQFSNSLKLFGMIVSFFILLYYIPGLIIILPGMIAIGANLMIDEVISKFWSNQAIIQESGTKE; this is translated from the coding sequence ATGAAAAATGAACCGGAGTATTATTTTGTCTTTAAAGTGATAGATGAAATTTGTGATCTTGCGGTTGTTTCAATTTTATGGTTAATTGGTTGTTTACCCATTTTTACGATTGCAGCTTCAACGAAAGCGTTGTTTTATATTGGGAGGAAAAAAGCTTTAAAAGAAGAGTATCAACTCGTTAATGATTTTTTAGAGTGTTATCGAGCAGATTTGTTGCAGTCCATGTGGTTGACTCTTTTTTTGACCCTTTTATGGTTTTTAAGTTTAACTTATTTGATTGTTTCTCATCAAGGATTAACTGATGATTCCATTTTACAGTTTTTATTAATGGGGATTGTTTTCTTTGAGTGTACGCTCATTAGCACGTATTTAGTTTATATTTTTTCGAATTATCAAATCAGCTGCTTTAAAATGGTACGAGACTCTTTTTTGTTGACCCATACTCAATTTTCCAATTCGTTAAAACTATTTGGCATGATTGTTTCCTTTTTTATTTTGTTGTACTATATTCCCGGTCTGATTATTATTTTACCAGGTATGATTGCAATTGGGGCCAACCTGATGATTGATGAAGTAATTTCTAAATTTTGGTCTAATCAAGCCATTATTCAGGAAAGTGGGACTAAAGAATAA
- the pcp gene encoding pyroglutamyl-peptidase I: MKKVLVTGFDPFGGESINPATESVKQLPDELLGVQIIKREIPTVFDCSLDVLYTLLDEEQPDAVICVGQAGGRPNITVERVAINQDDARIPDNEGAQPIDRTIFEDGPAAYFSTLPIKAMVRDMKAAFVPAAVSNTAGTFVCNHVMYGALHYAATKAPKLKAGFVHIPYLPMQTVDKPTMPSMSQDEIVKGLTALIKTVISVEEDVKETGGAVC, translated from the coding sequence ATGAAAAAAGTATTAGTGACAGGATTTGACCCCTTTGGAGGAGAGTCGATTAATCCGGCGACAGAATCAGTTAAACAATTACCGGATGAACTTTTAGGGGTTCAAATTATTAAACGTGAAATTCCTACTGTTTTTGATTGTAGTCTTGATGTTTTATACACCTTACTTGATGAAGAACAACCTGATGCGGTGATCTGTGTGGGACAAGCGGGAGGACGGCCTAATATTACCGTAGAACGCGTGGCCATCAATCAAGATGATGCGCGTATTCCCGATAACGAAGGGGCACAACCGATTGATCGTACCATCTTCGAAGATGGGCCGGCTGCTTATTTTTCAACGTTACCGATTAAAGCGATGGTGCGTGATATGAAAGCAGCATTTGTTCCGGCGGCGGTTTCGAATACAGCAGGAACATTTGTATGTAATCACGTGATGTACGGTGCCTTACATTACGCCGCAACGAAGGCGCCAAAATTAAAGGCTGGTTTTGTTCACATTCCTTATTTACCGATGCAAACCGTTGACAAGCCAACGATGCCATCGATGTCACAAGATGAAATTGTGAAAGGATTGACCGCACTTATCAAAACAGTCATTAGCGTTGAGGAAGACGTTAAGGAAACAGGTGGAGCTGTTTGCTAA
- a CDS encoding DUF979 domain-containing protein: protein MAEILLFIIYTIIGLISISLGVFSLVNKGQEARWGTALFWFILGIIFIFGDYIPANVVGGLIIVMAILSATKQVKMVHFETTSEAFKKESAQKIGNKLFIPALVLAFLAFVIAQFTNLGAYNAIGLSGIGALIIIMMISKSSVKEANLEANRLLSQVGPTAILPQILAALGTLFTVAGVGDVIANGVSQIIPTHNIWLGVIAYCVGMVLFTAVMGNAFAAFSVITAGIGVPFVFNLGADPVIAGSLALTAGFCGTLLTPMAANFNIVPASILDLKNQYGVIKAQAPVAIIMLVIHIILMRYLAF from the coding sequence GTGGCAGAGATCCTTTTATTTATTATCTATACCATTATTGGTTTAATTAGTATTTCATTAGGTGTTTTTTCCCTTGTGAATAAAGGGCAGGAAGCGCGCTGGGGAACCGCCCTCTTTTGGTTTATTCTAGGAATTATCTTTATTTTTGGAGATTATATTCCAGCTAACGTGGTGGGAGGACTCATCATTGTCATGGCCATTTTATCAGCGACGAAACAAGTTAAAATGGTTCATTTTGAAACAACGAGTGAAGCGTTTAAAAAGGAATCTGCCCAAAAGATTGGAAATAAATTATTTATTCCAGCTCTTGTGTTGGCCTTTTTAGCCTTTGTTATTGCTCAGTTTACAAACTTAGGGGCCTATAACGCCATTGGTTTAAGTGGAATTGGGGCGCTAATTATCATTATGATGATCTCAAAATCGTCAGTTAAAGAAGCGAATTTAGAGGCTAACCGTCTCTTAAGTCAAGTCGGACCGACTGCTATTTTACCTCAAATTTTAGCGGCACTTGGAACGTTATTTACGGTGGCAGGAGTTGGGGATGTGATTGCTAATGGTGTGAGTCAAATTATTCCTACTCATAATATTTGGTTAGGTGTGATTGCCTACTGCGTCGGAATGGTGTTATTTACAGCTGTCATGGGAAATGCCTTTGCTGCCTTTTCGGTCATTACTGCAGGAATTGGGGTTCCGTTTGTTTTTAATTTAGGCGCTGATCCAGTGATTGCAGGTTCGTTAGCCTTGACAGCTGGATTCTGTGGGACCTTATTAACGCCGATGGCGGCTAATTTTAATATCGTACCGGCGTCCATTTTGGATTTAAAAAATCAATACGGCGTGATAAAGGCTCAAGCGCCGGTTGCGATTATTATGTTAGTCATTCATATTATTTTAATGCGATATTTAGCTTTTTAA
- a CDS encoding DUF969 domain-containing protein, with translation MLSLIGIFIIIIGFILKIDTLAIVVIAGIATGFVGGLDFNEILTKLGEAFVANRYMTLFIITLPVIGLMERYGLKERAAWLIGQLKNAKADGVLSIYLAFRLVMAALSIRMSGHVQFGRPLVLPMAEGATRSKYKEVTENDLESIKGLTAAAENYGNFFGQNLFIGASGVMLIVGTLTELGIPVDEKQGPTTIALYTLPIALLALIIGIIQFRLNEKRRKRMHEALESKGGK, from the coding sequence GTGTTAAGCTTAATTGGTATTTTTATTATTATTATCGGTTTTATTTTGAAAATTGACACGCTTGCCATTGTTGTGATAGCGGGAATCGCTACAGGTTTTGTTGGTGGACTAGATTTTAATGAAATTTTAACAAAGCTCGGGGAGGCGTTTGTTGCCAACCGTTATATGACATTGTTTATCATTACCTTACCTGTTATTGGGTTAATGGAGCGTTATGGATTAAAGGAACGTGCTGCTTGGTTAATTGGGCAGTTGAAAAATGCGAAGGCGGACGGTGTTTTAAGTATTTATTTAGCGTTCCGTCTCGTGATGGCGGCCCTTAGTATCAGGATGTCAGGTCATGTTCAATTTGGGAGACCGCTTGTATTGCCGATGGCCGAAGGGGCGACGCGTTCTAAATATAAAGAGGTAACGGAGAACGATCTGGAGTCAATTAAAGGGTTAACAGCTGCCGCAGAGAACTATGGAAATTTCTTTGGTCAAAATTTATTCATTGGAGCTTCAGGTGTCATGCTTATTGTAGGGACATTGACGGAATTAGGGATTCCTGTTGATGAAAAGCAAGGACCGACAACTATTGCCCTTTATACGTTACCGATTGCTCTTTTGGCATTAATCATTGGGATTATTCAATTTAGACTAAATGAGAAAAGACGGAAACGTATGCACGAGGCGTTAGAGTCAAAAGGAGGGAAATAG
- a CDS encoding SMC family ATPase gives MKPLLLKMSAFGPYAKPLTLNFKEDLDQQDIFVVTGPTGAGKTTIFDAICYALYGETSGGSRSGKELRSDFVKESEIKTEVSFTFSVNGKTYCITRSPQQLQKKKRGEGFREVPATVEFLEVASDYPPLTKESEVREQIQQIIGLKIEQFRKIVMIPQGDFKEFLVANTTNKEEILRKIFGTDFYKAVQEQLTQQANRLKAEVFETQQAMTAELQLVRTDENQALDLERPLHEVMGEIEHQQKRFEGVEHQLEQQKEQIAEQLSSCQQEYELKKKINEKIEEYATAKERLDQLTEQQDTITRYEHQVSQAKQAQGLINLENECLKYQAFKQDTLEKQAHLKKQLTDCQTEYILVKKCYDAIDVLRQEMTEMNREKDELSRYVEGVKLLDQKRKQLQQLEQTERELTAEVQCRNIELAALKDQVEQLDPLNVVKEKQREEQHRLELREVKGQEELQNVTLLCEKLEAYEQTAKSLEDKEASATTQLEEARLKREDYEHQAQLFINAAAIRLANELKVGQPCPVCGSCDHPNPRRSQESILSKAALEAYRVDVEKLEERGRSEEQECSILRVTLQKLAEELNHLKTSLIQRCLLGEDEEATLVAMRQLKSKLLNQQSELTRKKTQVLIQVKQLEEQMAQLVKKKEMMAPLEAEIAQKEQKRQDQRDLYQSERRSVKDLEEQIPMDYRSVDVLMSRLEEISTCLVTHEQHIKKSQEDYERVCSQLTRLTTVGQELTNQLEGYESQLKTATTSLEEQIVQTFLNRETYEQAKSWIDAMDKLEQFVIQYYQERHTAVSIEQALRDELAGAVQTDLTPLKERMEDLSHKRSELEGERARVQANREQNERLLSSVTKKYAVIQSKEKEYATLGELDALANGRSGRRMSFETYVLSSYFDEVLFAANLRLQKMTARRYYLLRREEVKGGGRKGLDLDVYDSHTCNQRPVNTLSGGESFKASLALALGLCDVVQQNSGGIQLDTMFIDEGFGTLDSESLDQAIDILMDLQDHGRLIGIISHVNELKERIPVKLVVEADGTGSCAYFKK, from the coding sequence ATGAAACCATTGTTATTGAAAATGTCTGCCTTCGGACCTTATGCCAAGCCGCTGACTTTAAATTTTAAAGAAGATTTAGATCAACAAGATATTTTTGTCGTGACGGGACCAACAGGTGCGGGAAAGACGACAATTTTTGATGCGATTTGCTATGCACTTTACGGAGAAACAAGTGGGGGAAGTCGTTCTGGAAAAGAGTTAAGAAGTGATTTTGTAAAGGAAAGCGAGATTAAAACGGAGGTTTCTTTTACGTTTAGTGTGAATGGGAAAACTTATTGTATCACGCGATCACCGCAACAACTTCAAAAGAAAAAAAGGGGAGAAGGATTCCGCGAAGTTCCGGCGACGGTCGAATTTTTAGAGGTGGCAAGCGATTATCCGCCCTTGACGAAAGAAAGTGAAGTTCGTGAACAAATTCAACAAATTATTGGGCTAAAAATTGAACAGTTTCGAAAAATTGTCATGATTCCGCAAGGAGATTTTAAAGAGTTTTTAGTGGCTAATACAACGAATAAGGAAGAAATTCTACGTAAAATATTCGGAACTGATTTTTATAAGGCTGTGCAGGAACAGTTAACTCAGCAAGCTAATCGATTAAAGGCCGAGGTGTTTGAAACTCAACAGGCGATGACGGCAGAACTTCAATTAGTAAGAACAGACGAAAATCAGGCGTTAGATTTAGAACGTCCTTTACACGAAGTGATGGGAGAAATTGAGCATCAACAAAAGCGATTTGAAGGGGTAGAACATCAGTTAGAGCAACAAAAGGAACAAATAGCTGAGCAATTAAGTAGTTGCCAACAAGAGTATGAGTTAAAAAAGAAAATCAATGAAAAAATTGAAGAGTATGCGACCGCAAAAGAACGGTTAGATCAACTCACTGAGCAACAAGACACCATTACCCGATACGAACATCAGGTGAGTCAGGCGAAGCAGGCACAAGGCCTGATTAATCTTGAAAATGAATGTTTAAAATATCAAGCTTTTAAGCAGGATACGTTAGAAAAGCAGGCTCATCTTAAGAAGCAGTTAACGGATTGTCAGACAGAGTATATCTTAGTCAAAAAATGTTACGACGCCATTGATGTCTTACGTCAAGAGATGACCGAGATGAATCGGGAAAAGGATGAGTTGTCACGCTATGTTGAAGGGGTCAAGCTATTAGATCAAAAACGGAAGCAACTGCAACAATTAGAGCAGACAGAGCGTGAGCTTACCGCGGAGGTTCAGTGTCGAAACATAGAATTAGCGGCTTTAAAGGATCAAGTGGAGCAGCTTGATCCATTAAATGTGGTAAAAGAGAAGCAACGTGAAGAACAACATCGATTAGAATTAAGGGAAGTGAAAGGACAGGAGGAGCTGCAGAACGTCACGTTACTTTGTGAAAAACTAGAGGCGTATGAGCAGACGGCTAAGAGCCTTGAAGATAAAGAAGCAAGCGCTACGACCCAATTAGAGGAGGCACGTCTTAAACGGGAGGATTATGAGCATCAAGCACAATTATTTATTAATGCAGCAGCTATTCGGTTAGCCAATGAACTGAAAGTTGGGCAACCTTGTCCCGTGTGTGGATCGTGTGATCATCCGAATCCTCGTCGTAGCCAGGAAAGTATTTTATCAAAGGCCGCGTTAGAGGCGTATCGTGTAGACGTTGAGAAACTCGAAGAAAGGGGGCGATCTGAGGAACAGGAATGTTCGATTTTACGCGTGACGCTTCAAAAGCTAGCAGAGGAGTTGAATCACTTGAAGACGAGCTTAATTCAACGTTGTCTGCTAGGTGAAGATGAGGAAGCGACGTTAGTGGCCATGAGACAGTTAAAATCAAAGCTTTTGAATCAGCAGTCTGAACTGACGCGCAAAAAGACTCAAGTATTGATTCAGGTGAAACAGCTTGAAGAACAGATGGCGCAATTGGTGAAAAAGAAGGAAATGATGGCCCCCCTTGAAGCAGAAATTGCACAGAAAGAACAGAAACGTCAGGATCAGCGCGATCTTTATCAGTCTGAGCGACGTTCGGTTAAGGATTTAGAGGAACAGATTCCGATGGATTATCGCTCAGTTGACGTTTTAATGTCACGCCTTGAGGAAATAAGTACCTGTTTAGTGACTCACGAACAACACATCAAAAAAAGTCAAGAAGATTATGAACGTGTTTGTTCACAATTGACGCGATTAACGACCGTGGGACAGGAGTTAACTAATCAATTAGAGGGGTATGAATCGCAACTTAAGACAGCCACCACTTCATTAGAGGAGCAGATTGTCCAAACATTTCTTAATCGGGAGACTTATGAGCAGGCCAAATCATGGATAGATGCAATGGATAAGTTGGAGCAATTTGTTATTCAATATTACCAAGAGCGCCATACAGCCGTGTCGATCGAACAAGCGTTACGTGATGAATTAGCAGGTGCAGTTCAAACAGATCTTACTCCGTTAAAGGAGAGAATGGAGGACCTTTCACATAAACGTTCGGAATTAGAAGGCGAGCGTGCGAGGGTTCAAGCCAATCGGGAACAGAATGAGCGCCTCCTTTCTTCGGTGACCAAAAAATATGCAGTGATTCAATCAAAAGAAAAAGAGTATGCCACACTCGGTGAACTGGATGCCTTGGCCAACGGAAGAAGTGGTAGAAGGATGTCTTTTGAAACTTACGTTTTATCGAGTTACTTTGATGAAGTATTGTTTGCGGCCAATTTACGATTACAGAAGATGACGGCTAGAAGGTACTATTTATTGCGTCGCGAAGAGGTTAAAGGGGGAGGGCGCAAAGGATTAGACCTGGACGTTTATGATAGTCATACGTGTAATCAAAGACCGGTTAATACGTTATCGGGTGGAGAAAGCTTTAAAGCTTCATTAGCACTGGCACTTGGTCTTTGCGATGTCGTTCAACAAAATTCCGGAGGGATTCAGTTAGATACGATGTTTATCGATGAAGGATTTGGAACGTTAGATTCGGAATCATTGGATCAAGCCATTGATATTTTAATGGATTTACAAGATCATGGCCGCTTAATCGGAATTATTTCACATGTTAATGAGTTAAAAGAACGAATTCCAGTAAAATTAGTCGTTGAGGCCGATGGGACTGGAAGTTGTGCCTATTTTAAAAAATAG
- a CDS encoding exonuclease SbcCD subunit D: MRLLHLGDLHFGKVVNSFSMLEDQRYVLEQVKSYIKTYQPDALLLAGDIYDRSVPPARAVALYSEFLKEVLVELKTPVLAVAGNHDGADLINFGHELFEAAHYYVAGRYTKEIKKVVLRDEFGPVNFYLLPFADYAVVRELHEDETVKSLDDAMRVTLAANPIDATERNVLLTHAFVVGQSEEILISDSEKKLVVGGKESVSSAYFEAFDYVALGHLHRTQKVGSDKIRYSGSLLKYSFSEEQYHKSVTMIDLDEAGKLSCELLPLTPLRDMKTIKGTLEELLALPRCEDYLRIVLLDKGELIEPMAKLRKNFPYVMMLELEQNNQAFKGSQLTKQARQQKTAEQLFSDFYEHHKGEALSEAAKTSIQTIIKEVRKESCE, translated from the coding sequence TTGAGGTTATTACATTTAGGCGATTTGCATTTTGGTAAGGTAGTTAATTCGTTTTCCATGCTTGAGGATCAGCGCTATGTGCTTGAACAGGTTAAATCATATATTAAGACGTATCAACCGGATGCGCTTTTGTTAGCGGGCGATATCTATGATCGCAGTGTGCCCCCCGCTCGGGCGGTTGCTTTATATAGTGAATTTTTAAAGGAAGTGCTCGTTGAATTGAAAACGCCAGTTTTGGCGGTGGCGGGCAATCACGATGGGGCGGACCTCATTAATTTTGGTCATGAGTTATTTGAGGCGGCTCATTATTATGTCGCGGGAAGATATACGAAGGAGATCAAAAAAGTGGTCTTGCGAGATGAATTTGGACCGGTTAATTTTTATTTATTACCATTTGCCGATTATGCCGTTGTACGCGAGCTCCACGAGGATGAGACGGTTAAATCATTAGACGATGCGATGCGAGTGACTCTGGCTGCTAACCCGATTGATGCGACAGAGCGAAACGTTTTACTCACGCATGCTTTTGTTGTGGGTCAAAGTGAGGAGATTTTAATCTCCGATTCGGAAAAAAAGTTAGTGGTAGGAGGGAAAGAGTCAGTTTCTAGTGCCTACTTCGAGGCGTTTGATTATGTCGCTTTAGGTCATTTACATCGAACACAAAAAGTGGGAAGTGACAAGATCAGGTATAGTGGTTCCTTACTTAAATATTCTTTTTCAGAAGAACAGTATCACAAATCTGTGACGATGATTGATTTAGACGAAGCAGGGAAGCTTTCTTGTGAATTATTGCCGTTAACACCACTTCGGGACATGAAAACAATCAAAGGGACATTAGAGGAACTTCTAGCTTTACCAAGATGTGAAGATTATTTGCGTATTGTGTTATTAGATAAAGGTGAATTAATTGAGCCGATGGCCAAACTTCGTAAAAATTTTCCTTATGTGATGATGTTAGAGTTAGAACAAAATAATCAAGCGTTTAAGGGAAGTCAATTGACAAAACAGGCGCGTCAACAAAAAACGGCGGAACAATTATTTAGTGATTTTTATGAACACCATAAAGGAGAGGCGTTGTCAGAGGCCGCAAAAACATCGATTCAGACAATTATTAAAGAAGTGCGAAAGGAGTCTTGTGAATGA
- a CDS encoding GntR family transcriptional regulator translates to MLNPNLPKYLAIAEWMKENIYNNTFKAGEKLISENKLCQKFEISRQTARQAIAVLEEEGLVIKKQGSGTYINPISLKARLNTKTIALILPELSNDQTPTMLTEMEDLFSTAGYQLTIRLTHHQVTREREHLLALLNADIAGLIVEGTKSALPNPNLDLYQEFLTHHIPLLFIHNYYPGLPCHFIMTDDTACGQLATRHLIQQGHQKIGGLFQFNTLKGNFFYKGFLTEMYDHHLGVDEKHLIWYGTETTEHLFSQGNLSNLLDTLRRFTAILCDSEEVALKLIQHLTNETSLNVPNDLSLVTLGNTKLSQLATPPLTSIDPCRPTIGKLTAEALIQQIEDQETMINHICQPTLIPRQSVKHLLDK, encoded by the coding sequence ATGCTAAACCCAAACTTACCAAAATATCTTGCCATTGCCGAATGGATGAAAGAAAACATTTATAATAACACCTTTAAAGCAGGCGAAAAACTAATCAGTGAAAATAAACTGTGTCAAAAATTTGAAATCAGCCGTCAAACCGCCCGGCAAGCAATCGCCGTCTTAGAGGAAGAGGGACTCGTCATCAAAAAACAAGGAAGCGGAACTTACATCAACCCAATTAGTCTCAAAGCCAGACTCAACACCAAAACCATCGCCCTCATCCTACCCGAACTGTCAAACGATCAAACCCCTACGATGTTAACCGAGATGGAGGACCTCTTTTCAACGGCGGGCTATCAGCTAACAATACGCCTCACCCACCATCAAGTGACACGAGAGCGCGAACACTTATTAGCCCTCTTAAACGCAGATATCGCCGGTTTAATCGTTGAGGGAACAAAGTCTGCTTTACCTAACCCCAATCTTGACCTTTATCAGGAATTTTTAACTCACCATATCCCCTTACTCTTTATTCATAATTACTATCCCGGACTTCCTTGCCATTTCATTATGACCGATGATACGGCCTGCGGCCAACTCGCTACCCGACACCTCATTCAACAGGGGCACCAAAAAATTGGAGGATTGTTTCAATTCAATACCCTTAAAGGTAACTTTTTTTATAAAGGGTTTTTAACAGAAATGTACGACCACCATTTAGGGGTCGATGAAAAACATCTCATTTGGTACGGAACCGAGACGACTGAACACTTATTTTCACAGGGAAATCTTTCAAACCTACTCGATACCTTACGTCGTTTTACCGCCATTCTTTGCGATAGCGAGGAAGTTGCCCTAAAACTGATTCAACACCTCACTAACGAAACCTCATTAAACGTTCCAAATGATCTTTCGTTAGTGACGCTAGGAAACACAAAACTGAGCCAACTCGCTACCCCACCACTGACAAGTATTGACCCCTGCCGTCCAACGATTGGAAAGTTGACCGCAGAAGCTCTAATTCAACAGATTGAAGATCAAGAAACGATGATCAATCATATTTGCCAACCGACACTCATTCCTCGTCAGTCGGTAAAACACCTCCTAGACAAATAA